A DNA window from Paenibacillus andongensis contains the following coding sequences:
- a CDS encoding glycosyltransferase family 2 protein — MAIIVLFVIGCLCGFLLFRKNVITASQEQVPKDVKLSIIIPARNEACNLPHLLHALKVQTLEPFEIIVVDDFSDDDTKEIAESYGVTIISNTSLPQGWTGKNWAVWNGYLHASGDLIAFLDADIRLAPRALEALVKARNKAGGVVSVVPFHYTERFVERLALIFNVLGVFAFTSPFEKKNPKKGLYGSCILTTREDYEKIKGHQSIKSEMLDDLNLGATYRKAGIPVTNFIGRGLVSFRMYPQGIETEVQGFGKGAVLSTSTLSPGTILLAAIWVVGLIASETFFFFIHTSWALPLFIGYLLYMIQLFYLIKHVGVFGIIMPVLHVLSTLFFIFVMLYSVYQVVFLGHVSWKGRQVKVGSRRGQ, encoded by the coding sequence GTGGCGATAATCGTCTTATTTGTCATCGGATGTCTATGTGGGTTCTTGTTATTTAGAAAAAATGTGATCACAGCCAGTCAGGAACAAGTTCCGAAAGATGTGAAGCTGTCCATAATAATCCCTGCCAGGAATGAAGCATGCAATTTGCCTCATCTCCTCCATGCACTGAAGGTCCAAACGCTGGAACCCTTTGAAATCATCGTTGTTGATGACTTTTCGGATGACGACACGAAGGAAATTGCTGAAAGTTACGGGGTTACTATCATTAGCAACACAAGTCTCCCGCAGGGATGGACGGGTAAAAACTGGGCTGTATGGAACGGGTATTTGCATGCTTCGGGTGATCTAATTGCCTTTCTTGATGCGGATATTCGCTTAGCTCCACGTGCGCTGGAAGCATTGGTTAAGGCGAGAAATAAAGCGGGAGGCGTCGTTTCTGTCGTTCCCTTCCATTATACGGAGAGGTTTGTTGAAAGACTGGCGCTGATCTTTAATGTGCTTGGTGTATTCGCATTTACGTCCCCTTTTGAAAAGAAAAATCCGAAAAAAGGTCTGTATGGCTCCTGCATCTTAACGACTAGAGAAGACTATGAAAAAATCAAAGGACATCAAAGCATCAAGTCGGAGATGTTGGATGATTTGAACCTTGGGGCCACTTATAGGAAAGCCGGGATTCCAGTGACGAACTTTATCGGGCGTGGCCTGGTTTCTTTTCGTATGTATCCACAAGGGATCGAAACCGAGGTTCAAGGCTTCGGTAAAGGAGCAGTCCTAAGTACGTCAACGTTAAGCCCAGGCACGATCCTTCTTGCTGCCATTTGGGTTGTCGGGCTAATTGCTTCCGAAACTTTCTTCTTCTTTATCCATACTTCGTGGGCGCTGCCACTTTTCATCGGATATCTCTTATACATGATTCAGTTGTTTTATTTGATTAAACATGTGGGCGTGTTTGGAATTATCATGCCTGTCTTGCATGTCCTCTCAACGTTATTCTTCATCTTCGTCATGCTGTATTCCGTTTATCAAGTCGTATTCCTTGGACATGTGTCATGGAAAGGACGGCAAGTCAAGGTAGGAAGCAGGAGGGGGCAATGA
- the trhA gene encoding PAQR family membrane homeostasis protein TrhA produces the protein MEDRIALREERLNALSHGLGAALSAFGLFLLLQRSVLFEDLAYIISNAIYGVSFCLLYLSSTLLHCSRSKKWCERFEIMDHAAIFIAIAGSYTPFLLITLQGTLGYTLLLMIWVLALGGVRYVHLIIRRFMPWGLLMYLLMGGFMVSLIGPLSELLPSVALAWLMFGVAFYCIGVPFFLWKRLRYHHMIWHLFVLAGSSCHFIAVYAYVMPAVL, from the coding sequence ATGGAAGATAGAATAGCTCTGAGGGAAGAACGGCTAAACGCATTAAGCCACGGCTTGGGCGCGGCGCTAAGTGCTTTCGGACTTTTTTTACTTTTACAACGTTCCGTTTTGTTCGAAGATCTTGCCTATATCATTAGTAATGCGATTTATGGGGTATCTTTTTGCCTACTGTATCTATCCTCGACCCTTCTGCATTGCTCTCGTTCGAAGAAGTGGTGCGAACGCTTTGAAATCATGGACCATGCAGCTATTTTTATTGCCATTGCGGGTTCGTATACACCATTCCTTCTGATCACCTTGCAAGGAACCCTAGGGTACACTTTGCTGCTGATGATTTGGGTTCTAGCTTTGGGAGGCGTCCGCTATGTTCATTTGATCATTAGGCGGTTTATGCCTTGGGGCCTTCTTATGTATTTGTTGATGGGTGGCTTCATGGTTTCATTAATCGGCCCGCTTAGTGAACTTCTTCCTTCCGTGGCTCTAGCTTGGTTAATGTTCGGAGTCGCTTTTTACTGCATTGGCGTGCCGTTCTTTCTTTGGAAAAGGTTAAGATATCACCATATGATTTGGCATTTGTTTGTGCTTGCTGGAAGCAGCTGCCACTTTATTGCTGTTTATGCTTATGTGATGCCTGCCGTTTTGTAG
- a CDS encoding phytanoyl-CoA dioxygenase family protein produces MMVKVGSRELEMGGPHLTELKSSNEIVHDVAALRERMEEDGYLLIRGFHDRVKVLHARTSILKKMVQMGKLDRDTLLEEGRMADGSKSIFMGGTNEDLPALLTVLNGDPIMQFFDELLGEPSLTYHYKWLRAVGKGDFTGAHYDIVYMGRGTEKVYTVWSPLGDVSYEMGGLAICLGSHRLELKQSYGTKDSDRDDIGHYTDDPLVITEKFGGKWATTTFEAGDVLIFGMYLLHCSLENTTNQYRISVDARYQSANEKVDERWSGKKPRGHDK; encoded by the coding sequence ATGATGGTGAAGGTAGGAAGTCGCGAGTTGGAGATGGGTGGTCCCCATTTGACGGAGTTGAAGAGTTCAAACGAGATTGTTCACGATGTGGCTGCGCTTCGCGAACGGATGGAGGAAGATGGCTATCTACTCATCCGCGGATTTCATGACCGGGTGAAGGTACTTCATGCTCGCACGAGTATTTTAAAGAAAATGGTACAGATGGGGAAGCTCGATCGCGATACCCTGTTGGAAGAAGGCAGAATGGCTGATGGCAGTAAAAGCATCTTTATGGGAGGGACGAATGAGGATCTGCCGGCTTTGCTTACTGTTTTAAACGGGGATCCTATCATGCAGTTTTTTGATGAACTCCTTGGAGAGCCATCACTTACGTATCATTACAAATGGCTCCGGGCGGTAGGCAAGGGCGATTTTACAGGGGCCCATTATGACATTGTTTACATGGGAAGAGGAACAGAGAAAGTTTATACGGTTTGGTCGCCCCTTGGTGATGTATCGTATGAAATGGGAGGATTGGCGATTTGCTTAGGATCACATCGATTAGAATTGAAACAATCATACGGGACGAAAGATTCAGATCGTGACGACATCGGGCACTATACCGACGATCCGCTGGTCATTACTGAAAAATTTGGCGGGAAATGGGCGACAACAACGTTTGAAGCAGGCGATGTTCTCATCTTCGGTATGTATTTACTTCATTGTTCGCTTGAAAATACGACGAACCAATATCGGATCAGTGTAGATGCGAGATACCAATCGGCCAATGAGAAGGTTGATGAGAGGTGGAGCGGTAAAAAGCCGCGAGGTCACGATAAATGA
- a CDS encoding glycerol-3-phosphate acyltransferase, producing the protein MTIVWTVCAFLSGSFMFSYWLGLIAKKNLKTVGDGNPGALNLWKAAGYKLGFVGIVLDFLKGYLILLFVLGNEKVQGYAIISIALAPIIGHAFSPFLKGKGGKAIAVTFGVWSALSNFEASLAFAVVLAILLSAIKVINRGKITSTEADGMQVVVGFLLLGIYLYLRGYASAILWVWLGNFLLLAYTHRNELAVYIKR; encoded by the coding sequence ATGACCATCGTTTGGACGGTTTGTGCCTTTTTATCAGGATCTTTCATGTTTTCTTACTGGCTTGGCCTTATCGCCAAAAAAAACTTGAAGACGGTTGGTGACGGGAATCCGGGGGCTCTAAATCTGTGGAAGGCAGCTGGTTATAAGCTTGGTTTCGTTGGTATTGTTCTCGATTTCTTAAAAGGATACCTTATCCTTCTTTTTGTATTGGGGAATGAAAAAGTTCAAGGGTACGCCATCATTTCCATCGCACTGGCTCCGATTATCGGGCATGCCTTTTCTCCATTCCTTAAGGGGAAGGGAGGCAAAGCAATCGCTGTGACCTTCGGCGTATGGAGTGCTTTATCCAACTTTGAAGCTTCTCTTGCTTTTGCCGTAGTTTTGGCTATTTTACTGAGTGCAATCAAGGTGATCAACAGAGGAAAAATTACATCGACTGAGGCAGACGGGATGCAGGTCGTAGTGGGTTTTCTGTTATTAGGTATCTATTTGTATTTGAGGGGTTACGCGAGTGCGATCCTTTGGGTATGGTTAGGGAATTTTCTACTGCTTGCTTATACCCATCGAAATGAGCTTGCTGTTTATATAAAAAGGTGA
- a CDS encoding helix-turn-helix domain-containing protein, with the protein MDIPYSLGEKSAVPLCKFISIWKVQANVTYQVSKNAGFVTPGLFITYEGNGVLSLTGDRYDLYPGSFFFVKEAVPCTYKCQNNNWKFYFIDFSSLDMAHFLHLPVGQILSTAKLTEALQLCEKIIETLIAQPAGYAYSANILLQEVLLLFAREQSFLAAPNHTEMDRILYFIHKNLNKPIQIDELVQKSGMSRTYFFAHFRSITGHSPTNYILKLKLESAKVSLETTNLSVKEIAAALHFYDEFHFSKLFKKQYGMPPSVFRRQ; encoded by the coding sequence ATGGATATACCCTATAGCTTGGGAGAAAAGTCAGCTGTTCCCCTGTGCAAGTTTATTTCTATTTGGAAAGTACAGGCCAACGTCACCTATCAAGTATCTAAAAATGCTGGATTTGTTACCCCCGGGCTTTTTATTACGTATGAAGGAAATGGTGTCCTATCCCTAACAGGTGACCGATATGACTTGTACCCGGGCTCCTTTTTTTTCGTAAAAGAAGCAGTGCCTTGTACATACAAATGCCAGAATAATAATTGGAAATTTTACTTTATCGATTTCAGCAGCTTGGACATGGCGCACTTTCTCCACCTTCCTGTTGGACAAATCTTATCCACTGCGAAGTTGACCGAAGCCCTTCAATTATGCGAAAAAATCATTGAAACCCTGATCGCACAACCTGCTGGTTACGCTTATTCAGCCAACATTCTTCTGCAGGAAGTGCTGCTCCTTTTCGCTAGGGAACAGTCGTTTTTAGCTGCGCCCAACCATACCGAAATGGACAGAATCCTCTATTTCATACACAAAAACTTGAACAAACCTATCCAAATCGATGAGCTTGTGCAAAAAAGCGGGATGTCACGCACCTACTTCTTCGCCCATTTTCGTTCCATAACCGGACATTCTCCAACCAACTATATACTGAAGCTAAAATTAGAGTCAGCCAAAGTTTCGCTTGAAACGACTAACTTGTCCGTCAAGGAAATAGCAGCAGCTCTGCATTTCTATGATGAGTTTCACTTCTCGAAGCTTTTTAAGAAGCAATATGGCATGCCGCCTAGCGTTTTTCGCCGTCAATAA